The following coding sequences lie in one Klebsiella huaxiensis genomic window:
- a CDS encoding YccS/YhfK family putative transporter translates to MWRRLIYHPEVNYALRQTLVLCLPVAVGLILGHLQQGLLFSLVPACCNIAGLDTPHKRFFKRLIIGGCLFAGCSLIVQLLLQREIPLPLILTGLALILGVTAEISSLHARLLPASLIAAIFTLSLAGNMPIWEPLLIYALGTLWYGVFNWFWFWLWREQPLRESLSLLYRELANYCEAKYSLLTQHTDPATSLPPLLNRQQKVVDLITQCYQQMHMLAANQRNDHKRLLRAFQVGLDLQEHISVSLHQPEEVQKLVERSHAEAVIRWNAQTVAARLRELADDLLYHRYPQRFQMDKQIGALEKIAWQHPDNPVGQFCAWHFSRIARVLRTQRPLYTRNLMADKTRRLPLLPALRSYLSFKSPALRNAARISVMLSAASLMGSALHLPKPYWILMTVLFVTQNGYGATRVRIVHRAAGTIAGLVIAGLTLHFHVPEGYTLTAMLFITLLSYLIIRKNYGWAMVGFTVTAVYTLQLLTLNGEQFIIARLIDTLIGCLIAFGGMVWLWPQWQSGLLRKNAHDALEADQEAIRLILSDDHQAPALAYQRMRVNQAHNALFNSLNQAMQEPGFNSHYLEDMKLWVTHSQFIVEHINAMTTLAREHNMLTPDLAQRYLESCEIALQRCQQRLDSDGPGSAGDVNIMEAQDAEVPRGPLSTMEQHLQRILGHLNTMHTISSVAWRQRPHHGIWLRTTKR, encoded by the coding sequence ATGTGGCGCAGGCTGATTTACCACCCGGAAGTCAACTACGCACTGCGGCAAACGCTGGTGTTGTGTCTGCCGGTCGCAGTTGGACTTATTCTCGGACATTTACAGCAGGGCTTACTTTTTTCCCTGGTACCAGCCTGTTGCAACATTGCCGGTCTGGACACACCACATAAGCGCTTCTTTAAACGCCTGATTATTGGCGGCTGCCTGTTTGCTGGCTGTAGCCTGATTGTCCAGCTCCTGCTGCAACGCGAGATCCCTCTACCGCTTATTCTCACTGGCCTGGCGCTCATCCTCGGCGTTACTGCCGAAATCAGTTCACTGCACGCAAGACTCCTCCCCGCCTCGCTTATCGCAGCGATTTTTACACTAAGTCTCGCGGGCAACATGCCAATCTGGGAACCACTGCTAATCTACGCGCTCGGCACCTTATGGTATGGCGTCTTTAACTGGTTCTGGTTTTGGCTATGGCGCGAACAACCGCTGCGCGAGTCGCTGAGCCTGCTCTACCGCGAACTGGCTAACTATTGCGAGGCCAAATACAGCCTGCTGACCCAGCATACGGACCCGGCCACCTCGCTGCCGCCGCTACTTAACCGCCAGCAGAAAGTGGTTGATCTGATTACCCAGTGTTACCAGCAGATGCATATGCTGGCGGCCAATCAACGCAACGACCACAAACGTCTGTTGCGCGCTTTTCAGGTGGGGTTGGATTTACAGGAGCATATCTCCGTTAGCCTGCATCAGCCGGAAGAAGTGCAGAAACTGGTGGAACGCAGTCACGCAGAAGCAGTGATTCGCTGGAATGCGCAAACCGTTGCCGCCCGCCTGCGTGAGTTGGCGGACGATCTTCTCTACCATCGTTACCCACAGCGCTTTCAGATGGATAAACAGATCGGCGCGCTGGAAAAAATTGCCTGGCAACATCCGGATAACCCGGTCGGCCAGTTCTGCGCCTGGCACTTCAGCCGTATAGCCCGGGTTCTGCGTACCCAGCGTCCTCTGTACACGCGTAACTTGATGGCGGATAAAACCCGACGTTTACCCCTGCTGCCAGCGCTGAGAAGCTACCTGTCGTTTAAATCTCCGGCGTTACGCAACGCCGCGCGCATCAGCGTAATGCTGAGCGCCGCCAGCCTGATGGGCAGCGCATTGCATCTGCCGAAACCCTACTGGATCCTGATGACGGTGCTTTTCGTGACGCAAAACGGCTACGGTGCGACGCGAGTGCGCATTGTTCACCGGGCGGCTGGAACGATTGCCGGACTGGTTATCGCCGGGCTGACGCTACACTTCCACGTGCCTGAAGGCTATACGCTGACCGCCATGCTCTTCATCACACTGCTAAGCTACCTGATTATTCGTAAGAACTACGGCTGGGCAATGGTTGGTTTTACCGTCACGGCGGTTTATACCCTGCAATTACTCACGCTAAACGGTGAGCAGTTTATCATCGCCAGATTAATCGACACGCTTATTGGCTGTCTGATCGCTTTTGGTGGGATGGTTTGGCTATGGCCGCAGTGGCAAAGCGGTCTGCTACGCAAAAATGCCCACGACGCGCTGGAAGCCGATCAGGAAGCGATCCGGCTCATTCTTAGCGACGACCATCAGGCTCCGGCGCTGGCCTATCAGCGAATGCGCGTTAATCAGGCGCACAATGCGCTGTTTAACTCACTCAATCAGGCGATGCAGGAACCGGGCTTTAATTCGCACTATCTGGAAGATATGAAGCTGTGGGTAACCCATAGCCAGTTCATTGTTGAACACATCAATGCGATGACCACCCTGGCGCGCGAGCACAATATGCTGACGCCGGATCTGGCTCAGCGTTATCTGGAGTCCTGTGAGATTGCGCTACAGCGCTGTCAGCAACGGCTGGATTCAGATGGGCCGGGGAGCGCTGGGGATGTGAATATTATGGAGGCCCAGGATGCGGAAGTCCCTCGCGGCCCGCTCAGCACCATGGAACAGCATCTGCAGCGCATTCTGGGTCACCTGAACACCATGCACACCATTTCGTCGGTGGCATGGCGTCAGCGTCCGCATCATGGTATCTGGCTACGCACCACTAAGCGCTAA
- the crp gene encoding cAMP-activated global transcriptional regulator CRP, protein MVLGKPQTDPTLEWFLSHCHIHKYPSKSTLIHQGEKAETLYYIVKGSVAVLIKDEEGKEMILSYLNQGDFIGELGLFEEGQERSAWVRAKTACEVAEISYKKFRQLIQVNPDILMRLSSQMARRLQVTSEKVGNLAFLDVTGRIAQTLLNLAKQPDAMTHPDGMQIKITRQEIGQIVGCSRETVGRILKMLEDQNLISAHGKTIVVYGTR, encoded by the coding sequence ATGGTGCTTGGCAAACCGCAAACAGACCCTACCCTTGAATGGTTCTTGTCTCATTGCCACATTCATAAGTACCCCTCAAAGAGCACGCTGATCCACCAGGGTGAGAAAGCAGAAACGTTGTACTACATCGTTAAAGGCTCCGTGGCTGTACTCATCAAGGATGAAGAAGGTAAAGAGATGATCCTCTCTTACCTCAACCAGGGCGATTTCATCGGTGAATTAGGCCTGTTTGAAGAAGGTCAGGAACGTAGTGCATGGGTACGTGCGAAAACCGCATGTGAAGTGGCCGAAATCTCCTACAAAAAATTCCGTCAGCTAATCCAGGTTAACCCGGACATCCTGATGCGTCTCTCTTCGCAAATGGCACGTCGCCTGCAGGTTACGTCAGAGAAAGTCGGTAACCTCGCCTTCCTTGACGTTACCGGCCGTATCGCTCAGACGCTGCTGAACCTGGCAAAACAGCCTGATGCGATGACCCACCCGGACGGTATGCAAATTAAAATTACCCGTCAGGAAATCGGTCAGATCGTTGGATGCTCCCGCGAAACCGTTGGCCGTATCCTGAAAATGCTGGAAGATCAAAACCTGATCTCCGCGCACGGCAAAACTATCGTCGTCTACGGTACCCGTTAA
- a CDS encoding OsmC family protein, translated as MQARVKWVEGLTFIGESASGHQILMDGNSGDKAPSPMEMVLMAAGGCSAIDVVSILQKGRHNVTNCEVKLTSERREEAPRLFTHINLHFIVTGKELKDAAVSRAVDLSAEKYCSVALMLEKAVNITHSYEVIEG; from the coding sequence ATGCAAGCGCGAGTGAAATGGGTTGAAGGGTTAACCTTCATTGGTGAGTCGGCTTCTGGTCACCAGATTCTGATGGACGGTAATTCCGGGGATAAAGCGCCAAGCCCGATGGAAATGGTACTGATGGCGGCGGGCGGATGCAGCGCAATTGACGTGGTTTCTATCCTGCAGAAGGGGCGCCATAACGTCACTAACTGCGAAGTTAAGCTGACTTCTGAGCGTCGCGAGGAAGCACCGCGTCTGTTTACCCATATTAATCTGCATTTTATCGTGACTGGTAAGGAGCTGAAAGATGCTGCCGTTTCTCGCGCAGTTGACCTATCGGCGGAAAAATATTGCTCGGTGGCGCTGATGCTGGAGAAAGCAGTAAACATAACTCACTCTTATGAAGTGATCGAGGGATAA
- a CDS encoding phosphoribulokinase, with translation MSAKHPVIAVTGSSGAGTTTTSLAFRKIFAQLNLHAAEVEGDSFHRYTRPEMDMAIRKARDQGKHISYFGPEANDFGLLEQTFREYGLNGTGQSRKYLHTYDEAVPWNQVPGTFTPWQSLPEPTDVLFYEGLHGGVVTPQHNVADHVDLLVGVVPIVNLEWIQKLIRDTSERGHSREAVMDSVVRSMEDYINFITPQFSRTHLNFQRVPTVDTSNPFAAKAIPSLDESFVVIHFRNLQNIDFPWLLAMLQGSFISHMNTLVVPGGKMGLAMELIMAPLVERLMEGRKIN, from the coding sequence ATGTCTGCCAAACATCCGGTGATTGCCGTCACGGGCTCTAGCGGCGCGGGAACCACGACCACCAGCCTCGCCTTTCGCAAAATCTTCGCCCAGCTAAATCTCCACGCCGCCGAAGTGGAAGGCGATAGCTTTCACCGCTACACCCGCCCGGAAATGGACATGGCGATCCGCAAAGCGCGAGATCAGGGCAAACACATCAGCTACTTCGGTCCCGAGGCTAACGATTTCGGCCTGCTGGAGCAGACTTTCAGAGAATACGGGCTGAACGGTACAGGTCAGTCACGCAAGTATTTACACACCTATGATGAAGCTGTGCCGTGGAATCAGGTTCCTGGCACCTTCACTCCCTGGCAGTCTCTGCCCGAACCCACTGACGTGCTGTTTTATGAAGGCCTGCACGGCGGAGTTGTCACGCCCCAGCACAACGTCGCTGACCATGTTGACCTGCTGGTCGGGGTTGTGCCGATCGTTAACCTGGAGTGGATCCAGAAGCTTATCCGCGATACCAGCGAACGCGGCCACTCTCGTGAAGCGGTGATGGATTCCGTCGTTCGCTCGATGGAAGATTACATCAACTTCATCACCCCGCAGTTTTCACGCACTCACCTCAACTTCCAGCGCGTACCTACGGTGGATACGTCCAATCCATTTGCAGCCAAAGCAATCCCATCGCTGGATGAAAGCTTTGTCGTTATCCATTTTCGCAACTTACAGAATATCGATTTCCCCTGGCTACTGGCGATGCTTCAGGGCTCGTTTATCTCGCATATGAACACGCTAGTGGTACCGGGAGGGAAAATGGGGCTGGCCATGGAGCTTATCATGGCACCATTGGTCGAGCGGCTAATGGAAGGCAGGAAAATCAACTAA
- a CDS encoding YheU family protein: MIIPWQDLDPETLDNLIESFVLREGTDYGEHERSLADKVADVKQQLKSGEAALVWSELHETVNIMPRKQFHG, translated from the coding sequence ATGATTATTCCCTGGCAGGATCTCGATCCCGAAACGCTGGATAACCTGATTGAAAGTTTTGTATTACGCGAAGGCACCGATTATGGTGAACATGAACGTTCTCTGGCGGATAAAGTCGCCGATGTCAAACAACAGCTGAAAAGCGGAGAAGCCGCGCTGGTGTGGTCAGAGCTGCACGAGACGGTCAATATTATGCCCCGCAAGCAGTTTCACGGCTAA
- a CDS encoding hydrolase, whose protein sequence is MRGVGNRHLQTMLPRLIRRKLRFTPHWQRLELPDGDFVDLAWSEEPSQARHKPRLVVFHGLEGSLHSPYAHGLVHAAMQRGWLGVVMHFRGCSGEPNRNNRIYHSGETEDGSWFLRWLQREYGDVPTAAVGYSLGGNMLGCLLAKEGDDVPVDAAVIVSAPFMLEACSSHMDKGFSRVYQRYLLNLLKANAARKLKAYPGSLPVDLRQLKGMRRIREFDDSITARIHGFADALDYYRQCSAMPRLSDITKPTLIIHAKDDPFMDHHSIPPQEQLPANVEYQLTEHGGHVGFVGGTLRKPEMWLEQRIPDWLTRWLGGQI, encoded by the coding sequence ATGCGCGGCGTTGGCAATCGTCATTTGCAAACCATGTTGCCGCGGCTAATCCGTCGCAAACTACGTTTCACTCCACACTGGCAGCGCCTTGAATTACCGGATGGCGACTTTGTCGATCTGGCGTGGAGCGAAGAACCATCTCAGGCTCGTCATAAACCGCGATTGGTGGTGTTTCATGGTCTTGAGGGCAGTCTGCACAGCCCTTATGCTCACGGACTCGTCCACGCGGCCATGCAGCGCGGCTGGCTGGGTGTGGTGATGCATTTTCGCGGCTGTAGTGGCGAACCCAACCGAAATAACCGTATCTACCATTCAGGCGAAACGGAAGACGGCTCCTGGTTTTTACGTTGGCTTCAGCGCGAATACGGCGACGTGCCAACTGCAGCGGTGGGTTACTCGCTCGGGGGCAATATGCTGGGCTGCCTGTTGGCGAAAGAAGGTGACGATGTTCCTGTCGATGCTGCCGTTATCGTCTCAGCGCCGTTTATGCTGGAAGCCTGTAGTTCTCATATGGATAAGGGGTTTTCCCGCGTTTATCAGCGTTATCTGCTCAATCTGCTGAAGGCGAATGCCGCGCGTAAGCTGAAAGCTTATCCGGGCTCTTTGCCGGTTGATTTACGCCAGCTAAAAGGTATGCGCCGCATCCGCGAATTTGACGATAGCATCACCGCCAGGATCCACGGTTTTGCCGATGCGCTAGACTACTATCGCCAGTGTAGTGCGATGCCGCGCTTAAGCGACATCACTAAACCAACGCTGATTATTCATGCGAAGGACGATCCTTTTATGGATCACCACTCCATCCCACCGCAAGAACAGCTACCGGCAAATGTCGAGTATCAACTTACAGAACATGGCGGCCATGTTGGTTTTGTCGGTGGTACGCTGCGTAAACCGGAAATGTGGTTAGAACAGCGAATCCCGGATTGGCTAACTCGCTGGTTAGGAGGGCAAATATGA
- a CDS encoding NUDIX domain-containing protein — translation MNTEADYLNQYDASRFPSPLVTVDSVLFTLHQQELCVLLVERANHPQKGYWGLPGGFIDMARDDSTRATAMRKLTEKTGVSPSWLEQLDTFSGPDRDPRGWSLTVTWFALIAWADCEPHIASVSDARWVPIARLVDYSLAFDHQKIITAALHRLRQKTMYSLLPVYCLPETFTHGQLQEATEVILGQSIQRKSLIRRFEASGMFEETGESMATGTRKARLWRRKPGVDIHLFSRNLLTD, via the coding sequence ATGAACACCGAAGCCGACTATCTGAATCAATATGATGCCAGCCGCTTTCCCTCCCCTCTGGTGACGGTGGATAGCGTGTTATTCACGCTCCATCAACAAGAGCTGTGCGTCCTGCTGGTAGAGCGGGCAAACCACCCGCAGAAAGGGTATTGGGGATTGCCCGGCGGCTTTATTGATATGGCGCGCGATGACTCCACCCGCGCCACCGCGATGCGTAAGCTCACTGAGAAAACCGGGGTTTCCCCTTCATGGTTGGAACAGCTGGACACTTTTTCCGGGCCCGATCGCGACCCGCGCGGCTGGAGCCTGACTGTCACCTGGTTTGCTCTGATTGCCTGGGCAGACTGCGAACCACATATCGCCAGCGTCAGCGATGCCCGTTGGGTGCCAATTGCCAGGCTTGTCGACTATTCCCTGGCGTTCGATCACCAGAAAATCATCACCGCCGCCTTGCATCGCTTAAGGCAAAAAACCATGTATTCTTTACTGCCCGTATACTGCTTGCCGGAGACCTTCACCCATGGCCAACTACAGGAAGCGACGGAGGTAATCCTCGGTCAGTCCATACAACGTAAAAGCCTGATTCGCCGTTTTGAAGCGTCAGGGATGTTTGAAGAGACAGGTGAAAGCATGGCGACAGGCACAAGAAAGGCCCGCCTGTGGCGGCGAAAACCTGGGGTGGATATTCATCTTTTCTCACGCAATCTGCTTACCGATTAG
- the prs gene encoding ribose-phosphate diphosphokinase — MSMKLTLTLDNQTYTIANGVFPDGAVWLKVTNPLPSSARLMCIRAVAMQDMNDFMLLAQLVDAVRHQTDVLVSHLELPWLPWARQDRHMVAGDSFALRVFATQLNTLKFDKVKVLDPHSDAAAAAIDNFVAIPQERCLLQSTTLCHRFQQKALMLVAPDAGALKKIDAVARATGVSEYAILSKKRDVASGNLTGFALVAGDVRGRDLLIVDDLCDAGGTFIGSAQVLRDAGARSVSLYVTHGIFSKGVEHLLNNGVDAIYTTTSLAAPTLAHPQLELIDIDAIYCV; from the coding sequence ATGAGTATGAAATTGACGTTAACCCTGGATAACCAGACTTACACTATCGCCAACGGTGTTTTCCCTGATGGCGCTGTCTGGCTGAAGGTGACGAATCCGTTGCCATCCTCTGCCCGCCTGATGTGCATTCGCGCTGTGGCGATGCAGGATATGAACGACTTTATGTTGCTTGCGCAACTGGTGGACGCGGTCCGTCACCAGACCGATGTGCTGGTCAGCCATCTCGAATTACCCTGGCTACCGTGGGCGCGTCAGGACCGACATATGGTTGCTGGTGACAGTTTTGCGCTGAGAGTCTTCGCTACTCAACTCAACACGCTGAAGTTCGATAAGGTGAAAGTGCTTGATCCGCACAGCGACGCTGCGGCGGCGGCAATAGATAACTTTGTGGCGATTCCACAGGAGAGGTGCCTGTTGCAGAGTACGACTCTATGCCATCGGTTTCAGCAAAAGGCGCTAATGCTGGTGGCGCCAGATGCGGGGGCGCTGAAAAAAATTGATGCCGTCGCCAGAGCAACAGGCGTCTCGGAGTACGCCATTCTGAGCAAAAAGCGTGATGTGGCAAGCGGCAACCTGACAGGCTTTGCACTGGTTGCGGGTGATGTCAGGGGCAGGGATCTGCTGATTGTTGACGATTTATGCGACGCTGGCGGCACCTTTATCGGTTCGGCGCAGGTGTTGCGCGATGCTGGTGCCCGCAGCGTTAGCCTGTATGTGACGCACGGCATTTTTTCAAAAGGCGTTGAACATCTGCTGAACAACGGCGTTGATGCCATCTATACCACCACTTCTTTGGCTGCTCCAACGCTGGCACATCCGCAGCTCGAACTTATCGACATTGACGCGATCTACTGCGTTTAA
- a CDS encoding nicotinate phosphoribosyltransferase, translated as MKINPILAIDGYKVSHRAQYPQGTTRVYSNFTPRSDRFFQSPLADGKLVFFGLQGFLQWFLVDQFNEAFFARPEDEVVNEYKQVMDGYLGRDTVPVDHIRDLHRLGYLPLHIKSLDEGTKVPMKVPVLTIINTKAEFFWLVNYLETVLSAELWKASTNATIAHHYRKICERWAEKTCSDLTHLDFQCHDFSFRGMAGLQDAAQAGCGHLLSFKGTDSIPALLYARDYYTESEDYFIGASIPATEHSVMCMGEREHEIETFRRLIADIYPQGFVSIVSDTWDYWRVLSEFTRELKGIIMQRQGRVVFRPDSGDPVEILCGTAASDDVRTERSVEEKGSVEVLWEIFGGTINDKGYKVLDPHVGLIYGDSITLARADEIMRRLEAKGFASSNVVFGVGSFTYQYNTRDTFGFAMKATWGEVSGEGRMIFKEPKTDNGLKRSARGLLRVERDALGALQLHDEQTLEQELQGELKTRFLDGKMFRREHLEQIRSRLAAQR; from the coding sequence ATGAAAATTAACCCTATTCTGGCTATTGATGGCTACAAAGTTTCTCACCGTGCGCAATATCCTCAGGGTACAACGCGGGTCTATTCTAACTTCACTCCGCGCAGCGATCGTTTTTTCCAGTCGCCGTTGGCAGATGGCAAGCTAGTGTTTTTCGGTCTGCAGGGTTTTTTGCAGTGGTTCCTTGTTGATCAGTTCAACGAGGCATTTTTTGCTCGTCCGGAAGATGAAGTGGTGAACGAATATAAGCAGGTCATGGATGGTTATCTTGGTCGCGATACGGTCCCGGTGGATCATATTCGCGACCTACATCGTCTGGGCTATCTGCCGCTGCACATTAAATCGCTGGATGAAGGCACAAAAGTGCCGATGAAGGTGCCGGTATTGACCATTATTAATACGAAAGCAGAATTCTTCTGGTTGGTGAATTACCTGGAAACGGTGCTTTCGGCAGAGCTTTGGAAGGCATCCACCAATGCCACTATTGCCCATCACTATCGCAAAATCTGCGAACGCTGGGCGGAAAAGACCTGTAGCGATCTGACCCATCTCGATTTTCAGTGTCACGATTTTTCATTTCGCGGTATGGCCGGATTGCAGGATGCCGCCCAGGCGGGGTGTGGGCATTTGTTAAGCTTCAAGGGGACAGATAGCATTCCGGCACTGCTCTATGCCCGCGATTACTATACCGAAAGTGAAGACTATTTTATCGGCGCCAGCATACCAGCGACTGAGCATAGTGTGATGTGTATGGGGGAGCGTGAGCATGAGATAGAAACCTTCCGTCGTCTGATTGCCGATATTTATCCGCAGGGATTTGTTTCTATCGTCTCTGATACCTGGGACTACTGGCGTGTATTGAGCGAATTTACCCGTGAACTCAAGGGGATCATTATGCAACGTCAGGGACGGGTTGTGTTCCGCCCGGATAGTGGTGATCCGGTTGAGATCCTGTGCGGTACTGCTGCTAGCGATGATGTACGTACTGAACGAAGTGTAGAAGAGAAAGGCTCTGTCGAGGTGCTGTGGGAGATTTTTGGCGGCACAATAAATGATAAAGGCTACAAGGTATTGGATCCCCATGTGGGCCTGATTTACGGTGATTCCATTACTCTCGCCAGAGCCGATGAGATCATGCGTCGCCTGGAAGCGAAGGGTTTCGCCAGTTCTAATGTGGTGTTCGGTGTGGGCTCCTTTACCTACCAGTACAATACGCGCGATACCTTTGGTTTTGCGATGAAAGCGACCTGGGGGGAAGTCAGTGGCGAAGGGCGCATGATTTTCAAAGAGCCAAAAACGGACAATGGCCTGAAACGTTCGGCACGTGGTCTTTTACGGGTTGAGCGCGATGCTCTGGGAGCGCTGCAACTGCATGATGAACAAACCCTGGAACAGGAACTGCAGGGAGAGCTAAAAACTCGCTTCCTCGATGGCAAAATGTTCCGCCGCGAACATCTTGAACAGATACGTTCCCGGTTGGCGGCGCAGCGTTAA
- a CDS encoding ABC transporter ATP-binding protein → MIVFSSLQIRRGVRVLLDNATATINPGQKVGLVGKNGCGKSTLLSLLKNEISADGGTMTFPGNWQLAWVNQETPALPQPAIDYVIDGDREFRQLEADLNQANERNDGHAIATVHGKLDAVDAWTIRSRAASLLHGLGFSNEQLEQPVSDFSGGWRMRLNLAQALICRSDLLLLDEPTNHLDLDAVIWLEKWLKGYAGTLILISHDRDFLDPIIDKIIHIEQQSMFEYTGNYSSFEIQRATRLSQQQATYESQQLRVAHLQSYIDRFRAQATKAKQAQSRIKMLERMELIAPAHVDNPFHFSFRAPESLPNPLLKMEKVSAGYGERVILDSIKLNLVPGSRIGLLGRNGAGKSTLIKLLAGELQPLRGEIGLAKGIKLGYFAQHQLEFLRADESPLQHLARLAPQVLEQKLRDYLGGFGFQSDKVNEETQRFSGGEKARLVLALIVWQRPNLLLLDEPTNHLDLDMRQALTEALIDFEGALVVVSHDRHLIRSTTDDLYLVHDSKVEPFDGDLEDYQQWLSDSQKQESQASEESKESANSAQARKDQKRKEAELRTQTQPLRKEIARLEKEMEKLNARLTQAEEKLGDSGLYDQSRKAELTECLQQQANAKSGLEECEMAWLDAQEQLEQMLQEG, encoded by the coding sequence ATGATTGTTTTCTCCTCGTTACAAATTCGTCGCGGCGTACGCGTCCTGCTGGATAACGCAACCGCCACCATCAACCCTGGGCAAAAAGTCGGTCTGGTGGGCAAAAACGGCTGCGGTAAATCCACCCTGCTTTCGCTTTTGAAAAACGAGATTAGCGCCGATGGTGGCACTATGACTTTTCCTGGCAACTGGCAGCTGGCGTGGGTTAACCAGGAAACCCCAGCGTTACCGCAACCAGCCATTGATTATGTCATTGATGGCGACCGCGAATTTCGCCAACTTGAGGCCGATTTAAACCAGGCCAATGAACGCAATGACGGTCACGCCATCGCGACGGTGCACGGTAAACTCGACGCTGTCGACGCCTGGACCATACGTTCGCGCGCGGCCAGTCTGTTGCATGGTCTGGGTTTCAGTAATGAACAGCTGGAGCAGCCGGTAAGCGACTTTTCCGGCGGCTGGCGTATGCGCCTGAATCTGGCACAGGCGCTAATTTGTCGCTCTGACCTGCTGTTACTTGATGAACCAACCAACCACCTTGACCTTGATGCGGTCATCTGGCTGGAAAAGTGGCTCAAAGGCTATGCTGGCACCCTGATTTTGATCTCTCACGATCGCGATTTCCTTGACCCCATCATCGACAAGATTATTCATATCGAGCAGCAGTCAATGTTCGAGTATACGGGCAACTACAGCTCATTTGAGATACAGCGCGCCACCCGCTTGTCACAGCAACAGGCAACATACGAAAGCCAGCAATTGCGCGTCGCTCATTTACAAAGCTATATCGATCGCTTCCGTGCGCAGGCTACCAAAGCTAAGCAGGCGCAGAGTCGTATCAAGATGCTTGAGCGCATGGAGCTTATCGCACCGGCCCACGTCGATAACCCGTTCCATTTTAGCTTCCGTGCACCGGAAAGCCTGCCCAACCCGCTACTGAAGATGGAAAAGGTCAGTGCCGGTTATGGCGAGCGAGTGATTCTCGACTCAATCAAGCTGAACCTGGTTCCGGGTTCACGCATCGGTCTGCTGGGGCGCAACGGTGCCGGTAAATCGACGTTGATAAAACTGCTGGCCGGTGAATTACAGCCGCTACGCGGTGAGATTGGCCTGGCGAAGGGAATCAAACTTGGCTACTTCGCTCAGCATCAGCTTGAGTTCCTGCGCGCTGACGAATCCCCGCTGCAGCATCTGGCCCGTCTGGCTCCTCAGGTGCTGGAACAGAAACTGCGCGACTATCTCGGCGGCTTTGGTTTTCAAAGCGACAAGGTCAATGAAGAGACACAGCGCTTCTCCGGCGGTGAAAAGGCGCGCCTGGTGCTGGCGTTAATCGTCTGGCAGCGGCCAAACCTGCTGCTGCTTGATGAACCGACTAACCACCTCGATCTCGATATGCGCCAGGCCTTAACCGAAGCGCTGATTGATTTTGAAGGCGCACTGGTGGTGGTCTCGCACGACCGCCATCTGATTCGCTCCACCACTGATGACCTCTATCTGGTACACGATAGTAAAGTCGAACCTTTTGACGGCGATCTGGAAGATTACCAGCAATGGCTAAGCGACTCGCAAAAGCAGGAAAGTCAGGCGTCAGAAGAATCAAAAGAGAGTGCCAATAGCGCTCAGGCGCGTAAAGATCAAAAACGCAAGGAAGCCGAGCTGCGCACGCAAACTCAGCCGCTGCGTAAAGAGATTGCTCGCCTGGAAAAGGAGATGGAGAAACTGAACGCCAGGCTAACGCAGGCGGAAGAGAAGCTGGGCGACAGCGGCTTATACGACCAAAGCCGCAAAGCAGAGCTTACCGAGTGTTTACAGCAACAAGCCAATGCAAAGTCCGGGCTTGAAGAGTGTGAAATGGCCTGGCTGGATGCCCAGGAACAGTTGGAGCAAATGCTGCAGGAAGGCTAA
- the kefG gene encoding glutathione-regulated potassium-efflux system ancillary protein KefG, translated as MSQTAKVLLLYAHPESQDSVANRVLLEPALQLSNVTVHDLYAHYPDFFIDIAWEQELLRQHEVIVFQHPLYTWSCPALLKEWLDRVLSRGFASGAGGNQLAGKYWRSVITTGEPESAYRRDVHRYPMNDILRPFELTAGMCRMHWMSPIIVYWARRQSPNDLKSHARAYRDWLANPITAGGSNGGS; from the coding sequence ATGTCTCAGACAGCGAAGGTTTTGCTGCTGTATGCCCACCCAGAATCTCAGGATTCCGTGGCCAACCGGGTTTTGCTTGAACCGGCCTTACAGTTGTCGAATGTCACCGTGCACGATCTCTACGCGCACTATCCAGATTTTTTTATCGATATTGCCTGGGAGCAGGAGTTACTGCGTCAGCATGAGGTGATTGTTTTCCAGCATCCGCTATATACCTGGAGTTGCCCGGCATTGCTGAAAGAGTGGCTGGACAGGGTATTAAGCCGCGGCTTTGCCAGCGGAGCCGGGGGAAACCAACTGGCGGGAAAGTACTGGCGAAGTGTGATTACCACTGGTGAGCCGGAGAGCGCCTATCGGCGGGATGTCCATCGCTATCCGATGAACGACATCCTGCGTCCTTTTGAACTGACCGCTGGTATGTGCAGAATGCACTGGATGAGCCCTATTATCGTCTACTGGGCGCGGCGGCAATCCCCCAACGACTTGAAAAGCCACGCGCGCGCCTATCGCGACTGGTTGGCTAATCCTATAACAGCAGGAGGTTCAAATGGCGGGAGCTGA